The Nitrospinota bacterium genome segment TTGAGCACTTCGTAATCGTCAAGGACAAGGTCAAGACAGGTACCATCTCAGATATCAAGGGCCTAAAGTTCTCCATTGGTAGGGCTGGCAGTGGTACAGAAAGATCCGGACTCACTCTTATGAGCGGAGTTGGCATGGGCAGAGATGATGTTCATGGAGAGTATCTGGGATACTTTGAGTCAGCTAAGGCTATGAAAGACAAGAGGATACAGGGGGCTAACTTATGTGCTGGACCCCCAGTTGCTGCTGTTACTGATCTTTTTGCTACCCCCGGAATGAGGGTAAATATTCTGGAGTTTACAGACGATCAGCTCAATGCAATTAATGAGAAGACATCATATCCAGGTTTCAGATACATTATTCCGGCCAATACCTACCCGGGGCAGAAAAAAGAGGTCAAGACCATTGCTCAACCAAATTTTTTAGGTATCAGGGCAGATGTAGATGAAACAATCGTATATAAGTTGACAAAGACGATATATGAAAATCTTGAGTACCTCTATAGCATTCATCAGTCAACCAAACATATGAAGCTGGATTCAGCGATAAGTGGATTGCCTGCTCCCCTTCATCCAGGCGCGCTGAAGTACTACAAAGAGATTGGAATGAAGAT includes the following:
- a CDS encoding TAXI family TRAP transporter solute-binding subunit; amino-acid sequence: EHFVIVKDKVKTGTISDIKGLKFSIGRAGSGTERSGLTLMSGVGMGRDDVHGEYLGYFESAKAMKDKRIQGANLCAGPPVAAVTDLFATPGMRVNILEFTDDQLNAINEKTSYPGFRYIIPANTYPGQKKEVKTIAQPNFLGIRADVDETIVYKLTKTIYENLEYLYSIHQSTKHMKLDSAISGLPAPLHPGALKYYKEIGMKIPQRLIPPSS